One Rissa tridactyla isolate bRisTri1 chromosome 4, bRisTri1.patW.cur.20221130, whole genome shotgun sequence DNA window includes the following coding sequences:
- the C4H14orf132 gene encoding uncharacterized protein C14orf132 homolog gives MDLSFMAAQLPVMGGAFMDSPNEDFSTEYSLFNSSANVHAASSMQNPPEETSRSSNDAILLWIAIIATIGNIVVVGVVYAFTF, from the coding sequence CTTCCTGTTATGGGAGGAGCCTTTATGGACTCACCCAACGAGGACTTTAGTACAGAGTACTCCTTGTTTAACTCATCAGCCAACGTCCACGCAGCTTCTTCCATGCAGAATCCACCAGAAGAGACATCCCGGTCTTCAAACGATGCCATATTGTTATGGATTGCAATAATAGCAACAATTGGAAATATCGTGGTTGTGGGAGTGGTGTATGCCTTCACCTTCTAG